The Arachis hypogaea cultivar Tifrunner chromosome 14, arahy.Tifrunner.gnm2.J5K5, whole genome shotgun sequence DNA window AGTCAAAcatgtcaaatcatttaacgactctcaactatcaatttcacatgAAGTTAACTGCATATGAGTTTATTGTCCATATCACGAGGAATTTGGTTGCTGAAAAACTAAAGGACAAGTTAAGGTTACCTCTATACTCCACAATATAACACTTGTATGTAGGGGTGTCCAtcgatcggatcgtatccgcagatctgcggtaaatatccgcatccgatccgaaaattgcggatacgatccgatccacaAATTGATCGGATCGCAGATATCTGCCCTACATCCCCGTATCCGATCCGCAGATCTgcactataataattaaaaaataaataaatatatatatgtttggtattatatttacttgtttgtatattttagttagtaattattattcatatattgtattattttatttttgttatttagagagagtttgattaaaaatattttaggaataaataagtttaaaagtatgaaagaaatatttttatcgaattcttttacatagaaatatgattaaaaagagaaggtttaattatACAGATATATCCGATAttcgatccgatccaatccgcaaatgtgcggatcggatcggatcggattcgacactaaaaagtgcggatatcatatccgatccgatccgatggaaattgtgcggatcggatcgaattttcggctatatccgatccgatccgggACACCCCTACTTGTATGAAGTGATACTGCTAATTATTCTTTTACTATCTAAAACACATGATGAATGTTTTTGATAGAAAGATTCCATAGAAATGAATACATGGGATAGAAGAAAATGACACGTTCATAGAATCTGATTTATTGGTAGAGGTGCTAACCATGGATAACTTATTCCGTGTATACAGAGAATGTTGCAGTTTCAAAGCGATGtttgaattatatatatgatACTGTTTATTGGATACCAATTACACTGTATATTAGAATGTCAATGCAACTTTGTggcattctctttaatttgttgAAGAAATATAATCCATGGTAAAATGGAAGAGACATTCTTGCACATGATGAATAGCCTACTCATATATACATATACTTCATGCAGCGTATGATATATTTATCATGAAACACCGGAACATTCAAGTTCATGAAGAATAAATTCTACGTGACCTTATTATGCTACAACATATATTCAAAAATTAGGTTATTAAATCAATTattcgtgtatatatatatatattataaaaggaGATATTGTCCAACAGTTTAAACGGCCTCAAGAGAATAATATAGGCATACACAAGCTCAAATAACAAAGCATGATATTCTCAGCCATTTTGACAACTCATGATATATGAACCAACTTGGgatggtcgagtggtcagctcactcgtccgcttaagcaagtgttgggAGTTCGAACCTcgctttgtgcatgcagcaactcattggccagtGGTAGACCATTAAATGGAGCCCAGATCCGCGACAGATTAGTCCTTAACCTATCGGACAGACACCGACACGGGACACGctgacacgcgaattttaaaattttataagacacggggacacgcatacatataaaatatgaagtatttttttaaataaatcataatggtattttgatattttattgatactaaaatattcattaattttttaattatttttaatctcttattttaattatatcaaatatttaaaatattttttattttaataaataataatatatactatatctaaatttatttcaaaaatatatgttaagaataagattggaaacgctgacacgtgatggtatttaggtgtgtccaagcgtgtccggcgaagaatttttttattttttattaagacacggtttggacacagcagacacgcgtgtcggacgagtgtcgtgtccaaaatgtgCCCGACATGCGGACACCGCAACTCagcgaagtgtccgtgcttcatagtgATATATGAATTTCTATGTTCATAAAGctatatattaaaaaatcttCCCCCGAACAAAGTAACCAACTTATATAATTAGATTCCTTGATGCCATTAATGAATGGCTTCTAAGGTTGTTCATCACTTGCACCAGCATATGGTTGGTCCAAAAACACTTCCCACCGGCAACGGCAACGTCACCGCTATCTGACTCGGTGGACAGTCACTCACCGGAATACTGCCCTCCAATCTCAAACTCCTCTACTTCCTCAGCCTCCGCAACAACTTCAACCTTGCACCATGGACCTTCCCCACCATTCTCACTAACATGTACTCCACCTTACCAGATATATTCACTTCCTTCCCCAGATTGCGAGAAATCCCCAACTCTTTAGCACAAACTGGAATGGAGATTTTAGCCCTTGGCAACCAGAAATCAGGCTTCTCAGGCTCCATAACAATTTCACAGGTCACCTTCCTCATCCTCACCTAACTAATTTCCAGTATTTGACTGAATTGAGGCTTGAGAACGATTTCTTAACTGGTACGGTTCCATCTTCTTTCGCGGCTCTACCCAGATTGAACCAACTTTCTTTGGAGAACAACTTGCTGTTTGGAAAGAATGTGAACTTCACTTTCCAACCAACCAACAGGTTGTGTCCACGATCTGATGGTGGAGATGGTGTTGCTAGACATTACACAAGCATTTGGGAGTCCAATTCAGTTGGCCAGTTCATGGAGATGGAACAACACTGATTGCCAACAAGGGAACGTTGTTGTTGCTGTGAATTTGTCAAGGCAAAGTTTAACGGGGTTGATCCCTCTTTCATTTTCTAATTTAAGAGATTTGAAGAACTTGAATTTAAGTGGAAATAATTTGAGGGATTCAATACCTAAGAGCTTGAAAACATTGCTTCGTCTTGAGTCTTTGGATTTGTCTTATAACAACCTATCTGGAGAGGTTTCTATATTTCCACCAAAACTGAAGCTGAATATCACCATTTCCTTGGAGGATAGCAGGTATTTTCATAAGAATTTCATTGCACTAGCCCTAATTTCACCATGTTTATGTATAATTTTTCTACATATGTGCAGGTGCATTAGCAATGGCGACATGTATTAGATTTGTAATAATTATTGTGATTATTTATAATCGAAAAAGGTTTCTTAATTTAATAAGAAAAGTTTACTCCAAGAAAGTAAGAACCTTTTTCAATCACAATGGCCAGGAGGATTTCatgaaaaaatttagtttttttggcACTAAAGCACTTCAgctattcaaaaattaaaaaaattgactaaGTCATTCCAACATAAATTAGGGCAAGGAGGATTTGGAACCGTGTACAAAGGAACCTTATATGATGGTCGTCTTGTTGAATCAAAGGGTACTGAAGAAGAATTCATGAATCAAGTTGTTATTAGCATCAGTAGAACATCACATGTAACAATATACTTTTACTTTTGGAATTTTgttaccaaaaaaaataaaaggcacTTGTGTTTGAATTTATGTCAGCTGGTTCACTAGATAAGTTTATTAATAGAAATGGATTTCCAAATACCAATTATTGTTTGAATATCTATTGCTCAAGGATTAGAATTCTTGCATTGAGGATGtagtataaaaatttttcatctcgATATCAAATCTCAAAATATTCCTTTGGACGAAGAGTTCTATTAAAAAATGTCTGATTTTAGGCTAGCTAGATTACGTCAAAAAAGAGAGTATAATATCTTTATTGGGTGTCAGACGAACTATTGGATACATtgctctaaaaattttaagtaaaaaatacGGTGGAATTTCTCACAaataagatatttataattatagtATGTTGATTCTCGAAATAATTGGAGAAAAAAATTATGAGAGTAGAAAATCACGTACTAGCAAAATCTTTCTTGAAATGATTTATGAAAATTTTGTGCAAGATAACATTCAttcaagttattcttcaatcatGGAAGAAGAAGGTGAGATATTAAAGAAGATAATCATGGTGAGTCTGGTGCGTTCAAACAATCCCAACAAATAGGCCATGTATTATAAGTAAAGTAATAGAAATGTTAGAAGGACCACTATTGCAGTGCCGTTTCCTCCAAAGCCTACCTCCTATTCTCCTAACATTCTTGTACCCTTACAATTTTCAGAAACATCTTCCAGTaacggtatatatatatatatgtaacacATTCAAGAAAGTTAATTCCGATGCATCTTATCCCTTATGTTTGTGTGACTTTCAAGTACATCAAAAAGAAAATGAGCATTTGGCTCTACTAATAGTTGATAACAATTTCTTAAAGGGTGCGGTTCATCAGAGTTTGAGAACTATATAAGTCTCCTCTCTTCAGTGTTCAACCAATCAATAGGTTTTGCTTCACATACATTTCACACGATTTTGGGATCCAATTTAGTTGATCAATTAATGGAAATGGAGCAACCCTAATTGTCAAGGAGTAGAAGAATTTATAAAAGAAATTGTTAATATTAGTAGATCATCACATGCTAATATAGAGTTGTATGTTAATATTAATTGGTAGAACATCACATGTCAATATAGTTGCATGTATGTTTGGAATTTTATTACAAAGAGAATATAAAGACACCTAATAATTTTGTGACTACAGCATTAATTTGTTGTTTAAGCGAATCATTTCcttaattaattcaattaaatGGAAGAAAAATGGTACAATtaacaacacaaaaaaaaaaaaaaaaaacaacgcaAGTTGGTATAGATGGATGAGGGTCTATGTCCCTAACCATTTCTCCCGGATTCCAGAGCAGTGCTGCAAACTCTGCAGAAGAAGGAAAAAATCCAAAATCATCCGGAGGCTCTGGTCAAAAGCATTGGTCAGATCGTGAAAAGAGATTGCCAGTTGAATATAAAACATGTCTATAGAGAAGCCAATAGAAGTGCAGATTGGCTTGCTAAGAACAACCTAGAAGCTTTTCCAAAATTTCACTTCATTGACTTTCCCCCACCTGAGTTAAGGCACATTATTGATGATGATAGTAGAGGGGTTTTATTACCCCGTATAGTCTCTAGTTTAaagttttagtttttgttttcttgGGCTCTAAACCCCCttgtaaacaaataaaaaaaatcatttctcTCGAATTCGATACTCactgaaaaatgaaaataaagcttACTTGCagataaaatatttacaaaataaattaaaacacatACATAAACCTTATGAAGCTTCGCTGCATGCTTGGCATAGTCACCAACAATATAGGTAAAGTATTGAATAACATCCAAGAACAAAGAATAAAGTCTTGTGTACCCCTCTTGGCCCAGTCCGCTACTCCATATTTCTTCATATCGATTATTTGATTTGAAACAAGGTGTAGCGGAAGCCTTCGAGGGGTGCAGAAGCCAATTTCTTGTTGAATCTTCGAAGCCTCTAGTGCAACCATTTATATATAGTAATTTTCTTAATTATCATGCTATGCCCTAGTGAAACCTATGGTTCTTCAATGACCTTATATAGAGGAAGGGGGATAATACAGACAAAAGAATAGTGGGTATGTTCCCTGCACTCTAAAACGGATCCAATTCCACATCAAGCACCACAAAAGTTTTTCATATGTCAAAGATACGGTTCTCCATTAATCCAAGAGAGTTAAGGGGGAAACATGAAGAAACAAGAATGAATATTATTAACTATACAAAAATGTTTGATAGCAAAACAAAAAATGAGCTAAAACCCActaaaatttgtcttatttaacgtTTATTAATTATtgctataattaataaatactaaataaagtagatttaattttttttttgtttttctagtaTTATCATTGAGCACAATATTGTATGTATAAACCTACCCGATTATATTGATAGTGTGTGAGTCACGAGCCATTTGTGAACAACAAAAATGGTAAGTTGAGAAGAATAATCAGCATCCTTGACCTTTGCCTTAGCTTAATTTTTTAATGGAAAAGAGTTTAAAGTTCTGGAGAACGTAGTatttgtaaggtcccacatcggttggggaggggaacaaaGCATGCTTTATAAGAATGTGGATATCTcttcctagcatgacgcattttgacgagtgagtgtgggggatttcggctatcatccctatcgtcaaaagcaaaaccgtgaggcctggtgtgccaaagcggacaatatcgtgctagcgggtggccccccacactcactcgtcaaaacgcgtcatgctaggcaTCAGTCCTACACATAAATTTTGTACGTAAAAATCATGACAATTTATCTCGTTTCTTAAACTATGTGAATAATAAACATATTATATATAGAATGATTAGTGATAGTAAATATATAATTAGCAAACCTCCTAAATACAGTTGTTTTCctacaaaattaatatttaaaattgttagataacagtttaattaaatatgttaaattatttgataatttttaattattaatttcacataaaaataataatgtttgAGTGTCTaccaaaataaaaactaaaaacacatatATCAACTTTCAAATATGGAGAGACTATATACCAAGAGTGCCTTCAACTGTATAAGGATGCATGGTAGGTGGagcatttaaaaatttaatttgttggtCCCAGCAAGCAAATGGCAATAAAATTTGATAGAGTATTTTTTTTGTAAGATTAATACGATGTTTCAAGAAAAAATTGATCTTCACATACACAATATTCCTAGATGATGCAATGAACTTCTTGTTACTCTTTAGTTTTAAGACTTTGATCTATTATTTGTGATATTTTGATGGTTAAAATAGTAGTATTGGAAATTTGGCTATGGTAAAAATGTTTAGGTAGTGAGGTTAACTAGGATGCAATTTagataaattttcaatttttgttttcttgaatattgttttattcatataaatttattttagacgtttacatacttttttttttaatttatgtctaGATGTAATATTAAAAGATCTTATACtagaagataattttttatttattttagcatAGAAAGATGTATTCTTATTTTTACAAGTGAATGAGAGGAAATTTAAACGGCAATTTTGAGcacatgattaaaaaaataagctgaaatattattttaaagtATGTTATTTTAGAGTTTTACAAAAGAAATTTTCGTAGCATCTTTTATTTTGTGACATTGtactataaatttaaaaaaggatttttattcaattttttatgttaaataattgctgaaaagtaatttaaaaaatatattacttttaaTACATAATTCCTTTTTGAAAACACTATATACATATTTAAATGCATAAAAAGTGACTTTGTTTCAAAttaaacaaatacaaaaataatgtcACGAGATAAATAGGAGTGATTCAAACAAACTTgaagaataaatttttattagtggATACATAGTTTGAAAAAATGAGAACAAATTAAATGAGTGGCTTCTTGATTTCGCAACGGTTTTAGTGAAACCGCCACTAGATAACAAAATGTTTTATATGTTCTTCTTGGACTAACCTGTAAATTAGCGGCGGTTACAGCAACTAAATATTATTGATTTGGTAGCTGATATGCAACCCTAGGTTAACTGTCGCTAATAAGTATTTTTGCGACGACTTGAGTCAAACTGCCACTAAATATAGTTGTTTTGAGCAATTGTCTTATTCATTGTATCAACCGTCACTTAAATCTCATTTAGcagcaatttttttaaaatcgcCGCTATTTTACGCTTTTGATGTAGTGAATCAACaagggtgatttttttttttctaaataaattcaTGAACATTTATCTTTAATGGACCCTCAAGTACTTCCACTCCCCCATATaatgatcatatcttttaataTTAGACAATAATCAATTGCAACATGGAGTAGTGGAAGCCTTTGAGGGTCACTAAAAACATGCTCCGATCCATATATTATTACATTATTCAAGATGGCATGCATAATTCCAACCTATGCACACCCCTTAATTGTTATTCCTAGTCTACATCGTATGTTGTCTATATATAGAGAAGAGTGATTAGGAACATGCTCATAAGATGTCCACCACAACTTGTCCTACGAAATTCTCTTATTTTGCCTGCTTAGATTATTCGccaaattattattttctttttagttaaaagaaaaaatttaaatgcaCTAGTTattttcacgtaaagttgatagttgagtaGAGTCGTTCAGTGATTTAACAGATTTGACTAGGGGTGTTCAAATTtaaaccgatccaaattaaaccgctcatccaatccaatctaaaccgaaaatcgattaaaaccgcactaattcgaatttgattggattatattttttacaaaccgctggatcggatcggatttcagatctatttttcataaccgatccaatccaatccaaaccgcacaatgtactataatattattatttttacaattatacttataacatgttcaatttgttatacatttttatattattcagtattattatttaataaatattttatgttcaaaatgttatttatttatttattttaactaacctataattttatttctattattatgttatcgttggcttttaaaaatattgttgagacttgttatgttattgttgattatttaaaatttgatgttaagatttgttatatgtatttaatttttttaatttaccgcaaatccaattcaatccaaaccgcttgaaattggatcggatcggatcaaattttttttttaaagtcatccaatccaaaccgcaccgcaagcAAAATTAGTATTCGGATCAAATGAGTTTTTGactcaaaaccgatccaaactGCACCGCAAATACCCCTAAATTTGACAAATTTGACAAAATTATTATCTAAAAACTCTtaactatcaattttatataaaaataattgcatGTAAATTTTTTCTCCTTAGTTAAAATGACAATTGGTGGTGatggtgcttttttttttaaaaaaattatatactctTTTGctcttcaaaataaataaaaatacattcaaCTACTCTATGtacattttttcttaaaaaaaaatacttctttACTTAACAATTAATACTTTAAACcatgttaattttattatattttgtttgCAGTATGCAGTTGAGATCATCATCAtctttaaattgaataaattctTGCTTGTTTTAACATAGCATGCATCTTAGTTTTTCACTTGACAGTGTGTTACCAAAAATGGAAATTTGGCAGttgacattaattaattaattaattaattaatggatGCATGGATGGATGGATGCATATATAGATGGTGGGAATATTTATAGAAGTGGATGcaatcaaaaattaataatttgcGCTTTAATTTGTTGATTCGATTAGGTTCTCTAGATAGAGTCTGCTAATAAGACTAGCTAGCTATGTTGCTTATCCAGGTGTCTGAATAAAATTAGTGACAAATAGATTTAAACGTGAcatttaaagataagataaaaggaaTATGAAATAGTATAAATTAAACTGATGAAATTCAATAAGGATTATTTTGATGAACGTAACTACTACAAGATATATGATACTATCAATATgataccaactttataattttgtCCACTATATTATATATTGGTAGATATTCTAacgataattttataattattttcatataaaaattattttttttaatttttaaatgataaattataagattaaattttaatatattataaaaatattatttttatttaaaatataaccaaataaataaattatatttttatacaaaatatctttataaacaaatatttttgacatttttatttaagtttggtgtatccATGCATGATTAATGAATCATTTGTATATCAATGCATTTACAGGCCACGTGCCGATATTGAAGAATAAAATCCGATGAATGAACATAAATTTAATGCGCACATtgatacaaaaattttaatttaaaaaaaaaaaactataacccTAATCAGATATTAATAATTCCACCATTTACAAAATGgcttaaatataataataatattaagaggaaaaaaaaaccttatcttaattattaattaggaAATGTTATAATAATGTCAAGTAGCTAGCAGAGATGTTGGATCAATtaagttaaaaattataattattaattaagtgaAAAGTAAcccttattatttaaattatttagacATTATTAAGTGCTATAATAATTCAATTTAAGTTTGATTCGATTCTATGATGAAGACAAAGTGCTGACGAAGCAAAGGGGCAACATCAAAAGCAGGAGTAGATAGAGTTCTTGTCGACAAATAACTTTTTTATACATTAactcgaataataattaattaatttgacacCTAAAAAAGGGTGCCAAAAATAAatccaacaaaaagaaaaaatacgaaTCAAACTCAAATGAATGAGCAAGAGGTGGCTGAGAAAGGTTCATAATAAGGGGTATCGAATTTGACTTATTTTAGGTAAGAATCTTTGAGATGTTGTATGTGCGTTCCTTTAATTCCAATCAATCCCACAATTATTCACAACACCTTCCAATGAAGCCAAAGGCCAAGATACTGTGCATGTAACCCATGCGTTTTCAATCCCAACAcatcttcctttctttcttgcaTAGTCCACGTTTCAATTCTCACATAAACGAGGAATCCATTATAACTTTCACCCTAGCTAGCTAATACTTTATAATTAAAGTAAATTCTACGTGTCCTCTCTATCTAAAATAAGGAgtaaattattttctataatatgtACAGTAATTATTGATAAGTTATCTTTTAACCAAAATTTTAAGGTTTGAATGAGACCGTCAAATTTGATCGATATCTCTAATATGAtcgaaaaaaattcttaaaaagaaAGAGCTGAAAAACTTATAAGAATTTGTgatatattagttaaaaataatggTAATTCGTGCGTGAAAGAGCACaccaagatattttatttttttaacgttAATTGCTCTTAAATTATCTTTCCATCATTATTCagataataaaaatcctaaga harbors:
- the LOC112798245 gene encoding uncharacterized protein; this encodes MVEMVLLDITQAFGSPIQLASSWRWNNTDCQQGNVVVAVNLSRQSLTGLIPLSFSNLRDLKNLNLSGNNLRDSIPKSLKTLLRLESLDLSYNNLSGEVSIFPPKLKLNITISLEDSRCISNGDMY